The Halorussus limi genome includes a region encoding these proteins:
- a CDS encoding FRG domain-containing protein yields MTQTDEGANEFVADDWATLQRLLYRDSWNEELGRHRSPYVFRGMTDTEYTLQTSLQRFVGDSGKWDLEVHLLRNFRQYARQEIDQPESPFHLMALAQHHGLPTRLLDWTYSPAVAAYFATAGSLDADGVVWAVDYEAAHDRLPDHFQAFLEELGTNIFNAAMLYDLMKLVLERTGEDDSQLADRRTVPMLDVRDVLEEFSEQQGEDYIVFFQPPSIDQRIVNQAALFASMANPRTSMDEWLEDHPDLFWKIIIPAECKREFRDKLDQANINHRTLFPGLDGIAAWLKEYYRPSASQ; encoded by the coding sequence ATGACCCAGACGGACGAGGGCGCCAACGAATTCGTCGCCGATGATTGGGCGACGCTCCAGCGGCTCCTGTACCGGGACTCGTGGAACGAGGAGCTCGGACGCCATCGGTCGCCGTACGTGTTCCGTGGCATGACGGACACCGAATACACCCTCCAGACATCGCTTCAGCGCTTCGTTGGCGATTCTGGAAAGTGGGACCTCGAGGTCCACCTGCTCCGAAACTTCCGGCAGTACGCGCGCCAGGAAATTGACCAGCCTGAGTCGCCGTTCCACCTCATGGCACTCGCCCAGCACCATGGGCTCCCGACGCGACTGCTCGATTGGACCTACTCGCCGGCGGTCGCCGCGTACTTCGCGACCGCCGGTTCACTAGACGCCGACGGTGTGGTCTGGGCGGTTGATTACGAAGCGGCTCACGACCGACTTCCTGATCACTTCCAAGCGTTCCTCGAAGAGCTGGGGACGAACATATTCAACGCCGCGATGCTCTACGATCTCATGAAGCTAGTTCTAGAACGGACAGGGGAGGACGACAGCCAGTTGGCCGACCGGCGCACGGTTCCGATGCTCGATGTCAGAGACGTCCTCGAGGAGTTCTCCGAACAGCAAGGTGAGGACTACATCGTCTTCTTCCAGCCACCGTCCATCGATCAGCGCATCGTCAATCAGGCCGCACTCTTCGCCAGTATGGCCAATCCTCGGACCTCGATGGATGAATGGCTCGAAGACCATCCAGATCTCTTCTGGAAGATTATCATTCCAGCCGAGTGTAAACGGGAATTTCGTGATAAGTTGGACCAGGCGAATATCAATCACCGAACGCTATTCCCCGGCCTCGAT
- a CDS encoding potassium channel family protein → MTIGYFVLGSLLLIGIVVDLLWTTLWVEGGAGPLTSRLMAVTWQTVRWIGGGNARVRTLTGPLILTVGFTVWLILLWAGWTLVFAGAENILIDTVDGGSISWVDRIYFTGYAMFTLGNGDFAPRSGVWQIATVLVTGSGMLFITLGVTYILSVLEAVTQKRSFATGISGLGTQGNEFVRNAWDGQEFQGLDVLLNTYVTQLNTLTSNHKAYPILHYFHSEQSEQAPVTSIAVLDDALTILEFGIPAQERPSDAIIENARSSVESYLEALHGTFIEPANRAPPPPALEVIRDADIPTNSDDEFTTALGNLEKRRRTMLGLVESDARQWPTSQDT, encoded by the coding sequence ATGACGATCGGTTATTTCGTACTTGGATCGCTCCTTCTCATCGGCATCGTCGTCGACCTACTCTGGACGACGCTTTGGGTGGAGGGCGGCGCAGGTCCTCTCACGTCCCGTCTCATGGCGGTAACGTGGCAGACTGTTCGATGGATCGGCGGTGGAAACGCGCGAGTCCGTACCCTCACCGGTCCACTCATTCTTACCGTCGGTTTCACGGTGTGGCTTATCCTCCTCTGGGCCGGCTGGACCCTCGTCTTTGCCGGCGCTGAAAACATCCTCATCGACACCGTCGACGGAGGCTCCATCTCCTGGGTCGACCGGATTTACTTCACAGGATACGCCATGTTCACCCTTGGGAATGGGGATTTTGCCCCACGAAGTGGCGTCTGGCAGATCGCTACTGTCCTCGTAACAGGGAGTGGAATGCTCTTCATTACCCTCGGTGTTACGTACATCCTGTCCGTACTGGAGGCGGTCACCCAGAAACGCTCGTTCGCGACCGGCATCAGTGGACTCGGAACGCAGGGCAATGAATTCGTTCGAAATGCGTGGGACGGTCAGGAGTTCCAGGGGCTCGATGTACTACTGAACACGTACGTTACGCAACTGAACACGCTCACATCGAATCACAAGGCGTACCCGATTCTCCACTATTTTCACAGCGAGCAGTCCGAGCAGGCACCGGTCACAAGCATCGCCGTCCTCGACGACGCGTTGACGATACTTGAATTCGGAATTCCTGCACAGGAACGGCCCAGTGACGCCATCATCGAGAATGCCCGCTCGAGCGTCGAGAGCTACCTCGAAGCACTACACGGGACATTCATCGAGCCTGCAAATCGTGCTCCTCCGCCGCCAGCGCTCGAGGTGATTCGCGACGCTGATATCCCGACGAACTCCGACGATGAGTTCACTACTGCTCTCGGGAACCTAGAGAAGCGCCGCCGAACGATGCTTGGCCTGGTCGAATCTGACGCACGTCAATGGCCCACCAGTCAAGATACGTAA
- a CDS encoding copper-translocating P-type ATPase: MDDHSSESSNGNRSDRHSDVDDREEPRVEQSILEDEAEDADEAEREVDEQYDSSGTHGDHGEHANGHNGHGEGGMHEGHERMFRRRFFVSTLLSIPVLLYSETLQEWLGFSVPAFPGSEWINPVFAIIVFAYGGMPFLRMAVPELEDRTPGMMTLISMAITVAFVYSLASVVFPTAPTFFWELVTLIDIMLLGHWIEMRSVRRASSALDELAKLLPDTAERITEDGGTEEIPVNELGEGDLVLVRPGASVPADGVVEDGDSDVNESMITGESKPVSKEPGDEVIGGTINGDGSLRVRIAATGDETTLAGIMRLVEEAQESESRTQQLADRAAGWLFYIALAVAIVTGIAWTIAVSFNATVIERVVTVLVIACPHALGLAIPLVVAINTSLAAQNGMLIRDRIAMEQARELDTIIFDKTGTLTKGEQGIVDVETVEDIDEDEALSLAAAVEGDSEHMIAQAVREAANERSLDAPAATGFEALKGRGVRATVDGATIHVGGPNLLSHLDMDVPPELTAFAERAGEDAQTVVYLLRDEMPVAAFALADVVREESYQVVDALHELGIEVAMLTGDSEDVANAVADDLGIDTVFAEVLPEDKDKKVTELQEQGKFVAMVGDGVNDAPALTRADIGIAIGSGTDVAVQSADIILVQNNPLDVVRLVKLSRASYRKMKENLAWAAGYNVFALPLAAGVLAPIGILLSPAVGALLMSLSTVIVAINAQFLRRVDLSLPSLPGVPAQQTAQSAD; encoded by the coding sequence ATGGACGACCACAGCAGCGAATCCAGCAATGGAAACCGGTCTGACCGGCATTCGGATGTTGACGACCGAGAAGAACCGCGAGTTGAACAATCAATACTCGAGGACGAGGCTGAAGACGCCGACGAGGCTGAACGAGAGGTCGACGAGCAATACGATTCTAGTGGGACGCACGGCGACCACGGAGAGCATGCCAATGGCCATAACGGTCACGGCGAGGGTGGCATGCACGAGGGGCACGAACGGATGTTCCGGCGGCGCTTCTTCGTCTCGACGCTCCTTTCAATTCCGGTTCTGCTCTATAGCGAGACGCTCCAAGAGTGGCTCGGGTTCTCGGTCCCGGCGTTCCCCGGCAGCGAGTGGATCAATCCCGTCTTTGCGATAATCGTCTTCGCATACGGTGGAATGCCGTTCCTTCGGATGGCGGTTCCGGAACTCGAGGACCGCACACCGGGCATGATGACACTCATTTCGATGGCCATCACCGTCGCGTTCGTCTACAGCCTCGCGAGCGTCGTCTTCCCGACGGCGCCGACGTTCTTCTGGGAGCTCGTGACGCTGATCGACATCATGCTACTAGGCCACTGGATCGAGATGCGCTCGGTCCGCAGGGCCTCTAGCGCCCTCGACGAGTTGGCCAAGCTCCTCCCCGACACCGCCGAGCGCATCACCGAAGACGGCGGGACTGAGGAAATTCCGGTGAACGAACTGGGGGAAGGCGACCTCGTACTCGTCCGTCCGGGGGCTAGCGTACCTGCTGACGGCGTCGTTGAGGATGGCGACTCGGACGTGAACGAGTCGATGATTACTGGCGAGTCGAAGCCGGTGTCGAAGGAACCTGGCGACGAGGTCATCGGTGGGACCATCAACGGTGATGGGAGCCTTCGGGTGCGAATTGCGGCGACGGGCGACGAGACGACGCTCGCGGGTATCATGCGTCTCGTCGAGGAGGCCCAGGAGAGCGAGTCTCGGACACAACAACTTGCCGACCGCGCGGCAGGGTGGCTGTTCTACATCGCGCTGGCGGTAGCTATCGTAACCGGCATCGCGTGGACGATCGCCGTCTCGTTCAACGCCACGGTCATCGAGCGAGTCGTGACCGTACTCGTAATCGCCTGTCCGCACGCGCTCGGACTTGCTATCCCACTCGTCGTCGCGATCAACACGTCGCTGGCCGCACAGAACGGGATGCTGATTCGGGATCGAATTGCGATGGAACAGGCCCGGGAACTGGATACGATTATCTTCGACAAGACAGGGACACTCACGAAGGGCGAACAGGGCATCGTCGACGTGGAGACTGTCGAAGACATTGACGAAGACGAGGCGCTGTCGCTTGCCGCCGCCGTTGAGGGTGATTCGGAACACATGATTGCGCAGGCAGTACGCGAGGCCGCGAATGAGCGGAGCTTAGATGCGCCAGCAGCTACTGGTTTCGAGGCGCTCAAGGGTCGCGGAGTACGTGCAACCGTCGACGGTGCTACGATTCACGTCGGCGGCCCGAATCTCCTGTCACATCTTGACATGGACGTTCCGCCAGAGCTGACGGCGTTCGCGGAACGCGCCGGAGAGGACGCCCAAACAGTCGTCTACCTCTTACGCGATGAGATGCCCGTTGCCGCATTCGCGCTCGCAGATGTTGTTCGTGAGGAGAGTTACCAAGTCGTTGATGCGCTCCACGAACTCGGCATCGAAGTGGCGATGTTAACTGGCGACTCTGAAGATGTCGCCAACGCCGTCGCTGACGACCTTGGTATCGACACGGTGTTTGCTGAGGTGTTGCCTGAGGACAAGGACAAGAAAGTGACCGAACTCCAAGAGCAGGGCAAATTTGTTGCGATGGTTGGCGATGGTGTAAACGACGCGCCGGCACTCACGCGTGCTGACATCGGTATCGCCATCGGGTCTGGGACGGACGTCGCCGTCCAGTCGGCGGACATCATCCTCGTCCAGAACAACCCGCTAGATGTCGTCCGTCTCGTAAAGTTGAGCAGGGCGAGTTACCGAAAGATGAAGGAGAATCTTGCGTGGGCCGCGGGCTACAACGTGTTCGCACTCCCGCTTGCAGCAGGGGTCCTCGCTCCGATTGGTATCCTGCTCTCGCCTGCGGTCGGCGCGCTCTTGATGTCGCTGTCGACAGTAATCGTCGCGATTAACGCCCAGTTCCTCCGCCGGGTTGACCTCAGCCTCCCAAGTCTGCCGGGCGTGCCAGCACAGCAGACAGCCCAATCAGCAGACTGA
- a CDS encoding multicopper oxidase family protein → MNTPSTSRRRFLQLLGGGGASALAGCSGSDVLKPTDESQPATPRPTVSASADTSTTVTVAPGQIQPGPNTSAQNWLYNGEFPGPELRVKEGDVLETTVRNDVSEGTTIHWHGVPVPNAMDGVPDVTQQPIAPGETFTYKFRAEPAGTYFYHSHVGLQLDRGLLAPLVIEEQDPHVEYDREYTVVVDDYLDQEPRPISEVDSGQGPMGGRRGGRGGRGGMGNMDQMGDRRPPYAGLLINGRLPTDPQTFTVREGERVRLRFVNAGSATAFRIRSAGHEMSVTHADGRPVEPVTVDSFVFGAGERYDAIIEADNPGTWEIRADAVNGGEPPARALLQYEGSSGSPSAPSAEGRRLQYGDLRALSPLDGIDGRPDRQFDLTLSAGRGGSYEWLIDGQAYPDADPLNVSEGDHVRVRMVNHSPVIHPMHLHGHFFQVGNAVKDTVIVPGHMGEVTFDFIADNPGSWLFHCHNLYHLEAGMARVIQYVE, encoded by the coding sequence GTGAACACACCGTCAACATCTCGGCGTCGATTCCTTCAGTTACTCGGCGGGGGAGGGGCAAGTGCACTTGCAGGATGCTCAGGGAGCGACGTGTTGAAGCCCACCGATGAATCGCAGCCTGCAACACCACGTCCGACCGTCTCAGCCTCTGCGGACACGTCCACGACGGTCACCGTCGCGCCCGGCCAGATCCAGCCAGGGCCGAATACATCTGCCCAGAATTGGCTGTATAACGGTGAGTTCCCCGGACCTGAACTCCGAGTCAAAGAAGGGGATGTACTCGAAACCACAGTCAGAAACGACGTTTCGGAGGGGACAACGATCCACTGGCACGGCGTCCCGGTACCGAACGCGATGGACGGCGTCCCCGACGTCACCCAACAGCCGATAGCGCCGGGTGAGACGTTCACGTACAAGTTCCGAGCGGAACCCGCCGGGACATACTTCTACCACAGTCACGTCGGACTCCAACTCGACCGCGGACTGCTCGCTCCGTTAGTAATCGAGGAACAGGACCCCCACGTTGAGTACGACCGGGAGTACACGGTCGTCGTTGACGACTACTTGGACCAGGAGCCACGACCGATTTCAGAAGTTGACTCGGGGCAGGGTCCGATGGGCGGCAGACGGGGAGGTCGAGGCGGTCGGGGTGGCATGGGGAACATGGACCAGATGGGCGACAGACGACCACCGTACGCCGGGCTCCTCATAAACGGACGCTTGCCGACCGACCCGCAGACGTTCACCGTCCGGGAGGGCGAGCGGGTACGGCTCCGATTCGTGAACGCCGGGAGTGCGACGGCCTTCCGAATCCGGTCTGCCGGTCACGAAATGTCGGTCACCCACGCTGACGGACGGCCGGTCGAACCGGTGACGGTGGACTCGTTCGTCTTCGGGGCCGGCGAACGGTACGACGCAATCATCGAAGCCGACAATCCTGGCACGTGGGAGATACGCGCCGACGCGGTCAACGGTGGGGAACCTCCGGCACGCGCTCTTCTTCAATACGAAGGGAGTAGTGGTTCTCCGTCTGCGCCGTCTGCGGAGGGACGCCGACTTCAGTACGGGGACCTCCGTGCGCTCTCACCGCTAGACGGAATCGATGGCCGTCCAGACCGTCAGTTCGACCTGACGCTGTCGGCGGGTCGCGGCGGCTCCTACGAGTGGCTTATTGATGGTCAGGCGTATCCCGACGCCGACCCGCTCAACGTGAGCGAGGGTGACCACGTCCGAGTGAGGATGGTTAACCATAGCCCGGTGATTCATCCGATGCACCTCCACGGTCACTTCTTCCAAGTCGGCAACGCAGTCAAGGACACTGTCATCGTCCCTGGCCACATGGGCGAGGTCACCTTCGACTTCATCGCCGACAATCCCGGAAGCTGGCTGTTCCACTGCCACAATCTCTACCACCTCGAAGCAGGGATGGCTCGCGTCATCCAATACGTCGAGTAA
- a CDS encoding DUF302 domain-containing protein, which yields MDYTIQKKVDDDFDSVVEKTMSALEDEGFGVLCDIDVQATFAEKLDEEFRQYRILGACNPQLAFEGLAEEIELGALLPCNVIVYETDDGVTVSAVDPKQLVGITDNPELDSISEEVADRFERVLNEL from the coding sequence ATGGACTATACAATACAGAAGAAGGTTGACGATGACTTCGACTCAGTCGTCGAGAAGACAATGAGTGCGCTTGAAGACGAAGGCTTCGGCGTCCTCTGTGACATCGACGTGCAAGCGACGTTCGCAGAGAAACTCGACGAAGAGTTCCGTCAATATCGCATCCTCGGTGCCTGTAACCCCCAACTCGCTTTCGAAGGTCTCGCAGAGGAAATCGAACTCGGTGCGCTCCTACCGTGCAATGTCATCGTCTATGAGACCGACGACGGCGTCACCGTGAGCGCCGTCGATCCTAAACAACTAGTCGGCATTACGGACAACCCCGAACTTGACTCGATTTCCGAGGAAGTCGCCGACCGATTCGAACGGGTACTCAACGAACTGTGA
- a CDS encoding potassium channel family protein, which translates to MLVNTSISFGSVERVHVYLGFVPLEVTENVQFLYLLVGVGLLIVGIIDLLWTILWTNGGAGPLTSPLMKGTWRGLKPLGDSNSRVLSLAGPIVISLTLAMWVLLIWAGWTLLFASDANALNYTRGPEPVSWVGRGYFVAYTMFTMGNGDFSPASPLWQTVTALTNASGMVLITLGVSYVTSVLRGVVNKQSFASSVMGVGETAESFVQTGWDGDDLQQHDLPVESFASSLSTLAAQHKAYPVLHYYRSERRQHAAPVAVAVFDDAVTILRDGIDADHRPNELILETAQSGVQDYIRTAMSPPADRTPPSVDLDRLRDAGISTVSDEEFDEKLSNRADQRRQLFGVVEEQEWQWPSEQQQ; encoded by the coding sequence GTGTTAGTTAATACCAGTATTTCATTTGGGTCGGTCGAAAGAGTCCACGTATATCTTGGATTCGTTCCGTTAGAAGTAACGGAGAATGTCCAATTCCTCTACCTGCTCGTTGGCGTCGGTCTTCTCATAGTCGGAATAATCGACCTCCTTTGGACGATACTGTGGACGAACGGCGGTGCCGGACCACTTACCTCGCCACTAATGAAGGGAACATGGCGTGGACTCAAACCACTAGGTGATTCGAACTCCCGAGTACTCAGTCTCGCTGGCCCGATCGTAATCTCGCTCACACTCGCAATGTGGGTTTTACTAATCTGGGCGGGGTGGACGTTGCTCTTCGCGAGTGATGCCAACGCGCTCAACTATACACGCGGACCAGAACCCGTCAGTTGGGTCGGACGGGGGTATTTCGTCGCATACACCATGTTCACGATGGGAAACGGTGACTTCAGTCCAGCGAGCCCACTCTGGCAGACAGTCACCGCACTCACGAACGCCAGCGGGATGGTCCTCATTACACTGGGCGTGTCGTACGTCACCTCTGTCTTGCGGGGCGTCGTCAACAAGCAATCGTTTGCAAGTAGCGTCATGGGGGTGGGCGAAACCGCCGAATCGTTCGTTCAGACAGGGTGGGATGGTGACGATCTCCAGCAACACGACCTCCCGGTCGAGTCGTTTGCGTCGAGTCTGAGTACTCTCGCAGCCCAGCACAAGGCGTACCCAGTCCTGCACTATTACCGGAGTGAGCGGCGACAACACGCGGCACCTGTGGCTGTTGCCGTCTTCGACGACGCAGTGACGATCCTCCGCGACGGCATCGACGCCGACCACCGCCCGAACGAACTAATTCTTGAGACTGCACAGTCGGGTGTACAGGACTATATCCGGACGGCCATGAGTCCGCCCGCCGATCGGACCCCACCTTCGGTGGACCTCGACCGGCTTCGAGACGCAGGAATCTCGACCGTTTCCGACGAGGAGTTTGACGAGAAACTATCGAACCGAGCAGACCAACGCCGCCAACTGTTCGGTGTGGTCGAAGAACAAGAATGGCAGTGGCCATCAGAGCAACAACAGTAA
- a CDS encoding aldo/keto reductase gives MPMLGVGTFDHADYDTCYENVQQALDVGYRHIDTTEQVEAYYNEEAVGDAVAASSVDRESLFVATKVPPADLDQSGVRRSAEESLDRLGMEYVDLLYVHWPTGKYDPVETFDAFAALREEGLIEEIGVSNFTVDLLKEAIDVADAPIFANQVEMHPLLPQEDLREFCSRDDVDVELVVYSPIARGDVEHVTELQEVARKHGATPEQVSLAWLREKNVTAIPRATTEDHLRENWLSLALELDDEDMAKLDAIKERERVVNRDDAPWN, from the coding sequence ATGCCGATGCTCGGTGTCGGCACCTTCGATCATGCGGACTACGATACGTGCTACGAGAACGTCCAACAGGCCCTTGACGTCGGGTACAGGCATATCGACACTACCGAGCAGGTTGAGGCGTACTACAACGAGGAGGCGGTGGGCGATGCTGTCGCCGCGTCGAGTGTAGATAGGGAAAGTCTGTTTGTGGCCACCAAGGTTCCACCAGCAGACCTCGACCAGTCTGGCGTCCGACGCAGCGCCGAAGAAAGCCTCGACCGCCTCGGTATGGAGTACGTGGACCTCCTGTACGTCCACTGGCCTACTGGCAAGTACGACCCGGTTGAGACGTTCGATGCGTTCGCAGCACTCAGAGAGGAAGGCCTCATCGAGGAAATCGGTGTGAGCAACTTTACGGTCGACTTGCTCAAGGAGGCCATCGACGTCGCCGACGCGCCGATTTTCGCGAATCAAGTCGAGATGCACCCGCTGCTCCCGCAGGAGGACCTCCGGGAGTTCTGCTCCCGGGACGACGTGGACGTGGAACTCGTGGTCTACTCGCCCATCGCTCGCGGCGATGTCGAACACGTGACGGAGTTACAGGAGGTCGCGAGGAAACACGGCGCGACGCCCGAACAGGTCAGCCTTGCGTGGCTTCGGGAGAAGAACGTGACCGCTATCCCCAGAGCGACGACCGAAGACCACCTTCGAGAGAACTGGCTGAGCCTCGCCCTCGAACTCGACGACGAGGACATGGCAAAACTCGATGCCATCAAGGAGCGCGAACGTGTGGTCAACCGCGATGATGCGCCGTGGAATTGA
- a CDS encoding PAS domain S-box protein: protein MGYLARGIEQVGGRRVILALGGFYIVIAASFPVTPAVGDRTVNDVVMISLLVGASGLALSYGGYRLSQKDIRPDLYHVVAGWCVRAIEVMVGILLFISVITELNDPLANFLILPALASVAGLGMGYHDGQAQTRAVDAEEYSQELERYETIVETVNDGIFVTNEDNHFILVNDAYTELVGYDREELIGSHASLVLTDEENAATLREEVERNLTKETTDSEMYETRLQTASGEIIEVEWTAAPLPEPADTIPDVVGVVRDVTERNERERQLERQNEQLDNFASLLAHELRNPVNIGQIYSQQLPHEEEPQAVEYVTEAFDRIEDMIEVLLLVARGREAVSECSTVHLANAVRQAWDEADTPEATLDVATDLTIDVDETYIRHLFRNLFENAVEHGGASVTVTVGDLPTGFYVADDGRGIEPDEQETVFETGYTSSKSEGGMGLGLTFVQEMADVYGWECSVTESAAGGARFEFRNVTKTQRATE, encoded by the coding sequence ATGGGGTACTTGGCACGGGGTATTGAACAGGTCGGCGGACGGCGCGTTATCCTCGCCCTTGGAGGATTCTACATCGTCATTGCCGCCAGCTTTCCAGTCACGCCAGCCGTCGGCGACAGAACAGTCAATGACGTGGTGATGATTTCGTTACTCGTCGGCGCAAGTGGTCTCGCACTCTCCTACGGTGGCTATCGGCTCTCACAGAAGGACATCCGTCCTGACCTCTATCACGTTGTCGCCGGGTGGTGTGTCCGTGCTATCGAAGTCATGGTCGGTATCCTCCTATTCATCTCGGTCATCACCGAGCTAAACGACCCCCTTGCGAACTTCCTCATCCTCCCTGCACTTGCCAGCGTGGCCGGCCTCGGGATGGGGTATCACGATGGACAGGCCCAAACCCGAGCCGTGGACGCTGAAGAGTACAGCCAAGAACTCGAACGCTATGAAACCATCGTCGAAACCGTCAACGACGGCATCTTCGTTACCAACGAAGACAACCACTTCATACTGGTCAACGACGCCTACACCGAACTTGTGGGGTACGACCGCGAGGAACTCATCGGCTCGCACGCCTCGCTCGTCTTGACCGACGAAGAGAACGCAGCGACACTCCGCGAGGAGGTAGAGCGCAACCTTACAAAAGAGACTACTGACTCGGAAATGTATGAGACGCGGCTGCAAACTGCGTCTGGCGAGATAATCGAGGTCGAATGGACTGCTGCACCCCTTCCAGAGCCAGCGGATACCATCCCCGACGTGGTCGGTGTCGTGCGTGACGTGACCGAGCGCAACGAGCGCGAACGCCAACTCGAACGTCAGAACGAGCAACTCGACAATTTCGCGAGTCTCCTCGCACACGAACTCCGGAACCCCGTCAACATCGGCCAAATTTATAGTCAACAGCTCCCACATGAGGAAGAGCCACAAGCAGTAGAGTACGTCACAGAGGCGTTTGACCGCATCGAAGACATGATCGAGGTCCTGTTACTCGTGGCACGGGGTCGAGAAGCAGTCTCGGAGTGCTCGACCGTTCACCTTGCAAATGCGGTACGGCAGGCGTGGGACGAGGCGGACACGCCCGAGGCGACGCTGGACGTGGCGACCGACCTGACGATAGACGTGGACGAGACGTACATCCGCCACCTGTTCCGGAATCTGTTCGAGAACGCCGTCGAGCATGGCGGGGCCAGTGTCACCGTCACGGTCGGCGACCTTCCGACTGGCTTCTACGTCGCCGACGACGGTCGCGGCATCGAACCGGACGAACAGGAGACTGTGTTCGAGACGGGATACACGTCCTCGAAGAGTGAGGGAGGGATGGGGTTAGGATTGACGTTTGTCCAAGAAATGGCGGACGTGTACGGGTGGGAGTGTTCGGTGACGGAAAGTGCCGCTGGAGGGGCACGATTTGAGTTCAGGAACGTCACTAAGACCCAGCGAGCAACTGAATAA
- a CDS encoding PAS domain-containing sensor histidine kinase, translating into MESGDENHQRTPDADRVSLLTDVLNTSAVATFILDETFTVVWANEAVEKYFDLDRDTILGTDKRELVTEKIQHRFAHPDRFAERVLATYDTNSYVENFECRLSHSSLTDNRWLEHWSQPINSGPYEGGRIEHYTDITDHKQREQDLERRRRELEHQTERLENFASVLSHDLRTPLYTAQTYTGVLRENGNADDEVVAEIEQALDRADALIDDVLTLAREDTSVIDATTVDLAAVAEKVWETVRTQTATLTVDVECMVTADERQLIRLFENLFQNAVEHGGDRVLVRVSQPNDDDGFSVADDGPGIPAEERDRVFEWTYSTLEDGTGFGLAIVRQIADSHGWKTTVTESKDGGARFEFRNVDMVAESPPP; encoded by the coding sequence ATGGAGTCTGGTGACGAAAACCACCAGCGTACCCCCGACGCTGACCGTGTCTCACTCCTCACAGATGTGTTAAACACGTCCGCTGTCGCGACGTTCATCCTTGACGAGACGTTCACTGTCGTCTGGGCGAACGAGGCTGTTGAGAAGTATTTCGACCTTGACCGCGATACTATCCTCGGCACAGACAAACGCGAACTCGTTACCGAGAAGATACAACACCGCTTCGCACACCCCGACCGATTCGCCGAGCGAGTCTTGGCGACCTACGACACTAACTCCTACGTCGAGAACTTTGAGTGCCGTCTCTCTCATTCCAGTCTCACCGACAACCGCTGGCTCGAACACTGGAGCCAACCCATCAACTCCGGCCCCTACGAAGGTGGACGAATCGAACATTACACGGACATCACCGATCACAAGCAACGTGAACAGGATCTAGAGCGCCGTCGCCGCGAACTTGAACACCAGACCGAACGCTTGGAAAACTTCGCAAGCGTCCTCAGCCACGACCTTCGCACACCACTATATACCGCTCAAACGTATACTGGCGTCCTCCGCGAGAATGGGAATGCCGATGATGAAGTTGTCGCCGAGATAGAGCAGGCACTTGACCGAGCAGACGCCCTTATCGACGATGTCCTCACCCTCGCTCGTGAGGACACCTCGGTCATAGATGCCACAACAGTTGACCTTGCAGCGGTCGCCGAGAAGGTATGGGAAACCGTCAGGACTCAAACGGCAACCCTCACCGTTGACGTGGAATGTATGGTGACTGCCGATGAGCGTCAGTTGATACGCTTGTTCGAGAACCTGTTCCAAAATGCAGTGGAACATGGGGGTGATCGTGTTCTTGTCCGCGTAAGCCAACCCAACGATGACGACGGTTTTTCTGTTGCCGATGATGGGCCGGGCATCCCTGCTGAAGAGCGTGACCGGGTGTTCGAGTGGACGTACTCGACGCTGGAAGACGGAACAGGATTCGGGTTAGCCATTGTCCGGCAAATTGCAGATTCCCACGGATGGAAAACTACTGTTACCGAGAGCAAAGACGGAGGAGCGCGATTCGAGTTCCGAAACGTCGATATGGTGGCAGAAAGTCCACCTCCATGA